Proteins from a single region of Aerococcus viridans:
- the clpP gene encoding ATP-dependent Clp endopeptidase proteolytic subunit ClpP, producing MNLVPTVIEQSSRGERAYDIYSRLLKDRIIMLSGEFNDDLANSIIAQLLFLDAQDPDKDIYLYINSPGGSITSGMAIYDTMQFVHADVQTIVMGMAASMGSFIAAAGTKGKRFALPNAEILIHQPLGGAQGQATEIEIAARHILKTKEKMNRLYSEMTGQPVEVIERDTDRDNWLTAEEALEYGLLDQIMTKNDELEK from the coding sequence ATGAACTTAGTACCAACAGTTATTGAACAATCTTCTCGCGGTGAACGTGCTTACGATATTTACTCTCGTTTATTAAAAGACCGTATTATTATGTTGAGCGGGGAATTTAATGATGATTTAGCTAACTCAATTATCGCTCAATTATTATTCTTAGACGCTCAAGACCCAGACAAGGATATCTACCTATACATCAATTCACCAGGTGGCTCTATCACTTCTGGTATGGCCATCTACGATACAATGCAATTCGTACATGCAGATGTACAAACAATCGTAATGGGTATGGCAGCATCAATGGGCTCATTTATTGCAGCTGCAGGTACTAAAGGTAAACGTTTTGCCTTACCAAATGCTGAGATCTTAATTCACCAACCATTAGGTGGCGCCCAAGGACAAGCTACTGAAATTGAAATCGCTGCGCGCCACATCTTGAAAACAAAAGAAAAAATGAACCGTCTATACTCTGAAATGACTGGTCAACCTGTAGAAGTGATTGAACGCGATACAGACCGTGATAACTGGTTAACAGCAGAAGAAGCGTTAGAATATGGTTTGTTAGATCAAATCATGACTAAAAATGATGAATTAGAAAAATAA
- a CDS encoding sugar-binding transcriptional regulator — MDELFKSITEVVPEVQKIYFERISVLQRIFKDGPIGRKGLAEKLGITERPLRTITDVLKQQGLIDSSPTGMTITPKGERAIATGQDLWRDTNKIHLQEKHLADVLNIADARIVSGDIDQDQHILFEMGLQVSKYLDKNLPMGNHTIAVTGGSTMLEVSEHVQLSPSADRHFTVVAARGGIGDASATQANTISDILAQKLNGHNISLYAPENLSEVANMALMNDPVIQSTLKRLKEANVLLFSVGNAKIMARRRGLDLESSSKIKSNHAVGEVFGCFFDKEGNIVHRIPRIGLQLEDLADIDLPILIAGGSVKAEAIQAFAKLAPKQLVIITDQGASNMVLNGESH; from the coding sequence ATGGACGAATTATTTAAAAGTATTACTGAAGTAGTGCCTGAAGTTCAGAAGATCTATTTTGAGAGAATTAGCGTATTACAGCGGATTTTCAAAGATGGTCCGATTGGTCGGAAGGGACTAGCTGAAAAGTTAGGAATTACCGAACGACCGCTACGTACAATTACAGATGTTTTGAAACAACAAGGTCTCATTGATTCTTCCCCGACGGGTATGACTATTACGCCAAAAGGGGAACGAGCAATTGCTACAGGTCAAGACTTGTGGCGTGATACAAATAAAATTCACCTTCAAGAAAAACATTTGGCTGATGTGCTCAACATAGCAGATGCTCGAATTGTTTCAGGAGATATCGACCAAGATCAACATATTTTGTTTGAAATGGGTCTACAAGTTTCAAAATACTTAGACAAGAATTTACCAATGGGGAATCATACGATTGCTGTTACTGGTGGTTCAACTATGCTAGAGGTGAGTGAACATGTTCAATTATCACCGTCTGCTGACAGACACTTTACTGTGGTCGCAGCCAGGGGTGGGATCGGAGATGCTTCGGCAACCCAAGCCAACACAATTAGCGATATTCTAGCGCAAAAGTTAAACGGTCATAATATTTCCTTATATGCTCCTGAGAATTTATCTGAAGTGGCAAATATGGCTTTAATGAATGATCCCGTGATTCAATCAACTTTAAAGCGGTTAAAAGAGGCTAACGTTTTGCTTTTTAGTGTTGGTAATGCTAAAATTATGGCAAGGCGTAGGGGACTAGATTTAGAAAGTTCATCTAAGATTAAGAGTAACCACGCTGTAGGGGAAGTGTTCGGGTGTTTCTTTGATAAAGAAGGAAACATTGTACATCGAATCCCTAGAATCGGTCTTCAACTTGAAGACTTGGCAGATATTGATTTGCCAATTCTGATTGCTGGAGGCAGTGTAAAAGCAGAAGCAATACAGGCTTTTGCGAAACTCGCACCTAAACAGTTAGTCATTATAACTGATCAAGGTGCCTCAAATATGGTTTTAAATGGGGAATCCCATTAA
- a CDS encoding Abi family protein has product MSENEKHKLSFENLYYKLAEKGITFNNISKDRVIEILQDRNYYYRIASYRKNFRKDSNNEYINLDFSTLEDLASIDVYLREYLLSLCIDIEHITKTLLMRDITYNSEEDGYKIVERFSNIYFERYQKINSNFSKSLYLKDMYNKRRDKPIWVFLEIMSLGDLSLLLELYVDIYNISYKPLKQLSDNLRYVRNIRNTCAHNNVFLINLYSRKDNKINTPSQYANSIRGLYNIDIINILYVKPHDLLVLFNLHKSLCSQELNNRRKREGQKVLDRVHKNYHKYKGQSEDLDNFFEYLNNLIDIL; this is encoded by the coding sequence ATGTCAGAAAATGAAAAACATAAACTTTCTTTTGAAAATCTTTATTACAAATTAGCAGAAAAAGGGATAACTTTTAATAATATAAGCAAAGACAGAGTTATAGAGATTCTACAAGATCGAAACTATTACTATAGAATCGCTTCTTATCGCAAGAATTTTAGAAAGGATAGCAATAATGAATATATAAATCTCGATTTTTCAACCCTCGAAGATTTGGCATCTATTGATGTTTATTTAAGAGAATATTTATTATCATTGTGTATTGATATCGAACACATAACTAAAACATTACTCATGAGAGATATCACATATAATAGTGAAGAAGATGGTTACAAGATTGTAGAACGTTTTTCGAATATATATTTTGAGAGGTATCAAAAGATAAACTCTAACTTTAGTAAAAGCTTATATCTCAAAGATATGTATAACAAAAGGCGAGATAAACCTATATGGGTCTTTTTAGAAATAATGTCTTTAGGCGATTTAAGTCTTTTGCTGGAGCTTTATGTAGATATCTACAACATTAGTTACAAACCATTAAAGCAGCTATCAGATAATTTAAGATACGTAAGGAATATCAGAAATACGTGTGCGCATAACAATGTATTTTTGATTAATTTATATAGTAGAAAAGATAATAAAATCAACACCCCTTCTCAATATGCTAATTCCATTCGAGGGCTTTATAATATCGATATAATAAATATACTTTATGTAAAACCTCATGATTTACTAGTTTTATTTAACTTGCATAAAAGCCTATGTTCTCAAGAGCTAAATAATAGAAGAAAAAGAGAAGGTCAAAAAGTGCTTGATAGGGTTCATAAAAATTATCATAAGTATAAAGGTCAATCTGAAGATCTTGATAATTTTTTTGAATATTTGAACAATCTAATTGACATTTTATAG
- the tpiA gene encoding triose-phosphate isomerase, with protein sequence MRKTLIAGNWKMNKTATEAHEFVAALKEGFPQTDAESLIAPPAIYIEKLIEEVAGTDIQIGAQNVHFEDDGAFTGEISPLALEALGVPYVIIGHSERRELFGETDEDVRKKAASIFSHNMTPIICCGETLETREAGQEKEWVSGQIRAALEGLTADQIAQAVIAYEPIWAIGTGKTASADDAQDMSAHIRDLLFEIAGKEAADQTRILYGGSVKPANIAELLEKEDVDGALVGGASLDVTSYIALLNGGK encoded by the coding sequence ATGCGTAAGACATTAATCGCTGGTAACTGGAAAATGAATAAAACAGCTACTGAAGCCCACGAATTCGTTGCTGCACTTAAAGAAGGTTTCCCACAAACGGATGCTGAATCGTTAATCGCACCACCAGCAATCTACATTGAAAAATTAATCGAAGAAGTAGCAGGGACTGACATCCAAATTGGTGCACAAAATGTACACTTTGAAGATGACGGTGCCTTCACAGGCGAAATTTCTCCGCTAGCTTTAGAAGCATTAGGCGTACCTTATGTTATCATCGGTCACTCAGAACGTCGTGAATTATTTGGTGAAACTGATGAAGATGTACGTAAAAAAGCAGCAAGTATCTTTAGTCACAACATGACACCAATCATTTGTTGTGGTGAGACCTTAGAAACTCGTGAAGCTGGCCAAGAAAAAGAGTGGGTTAGTGGACAAATCCGTGCTGCTCTTGAAGGTTTAACTGCTGATCAAATTGCACAAGCCGTAATCGCTTATGAGCCAATCTGGGCAATCGGTACTGGTAAAACAGCTTCTGCTGATGATGCACAAGACATGTCAGCACACATCCGCGATTTATTATTTGAAATCGCTGGTAAAGAAGCAGCAGACCAAACACGTATTTTATACGGTGGTTCTGTAAAACCAGCTAACATTGCTGAATTGCTTGAAAAAGAGGACGTTGACGGTGCGCTCGTAGGAGGAGCTAGTCTTGATGTTACTTCTTACATCGCATTATTAAATGGAGGTAAATAA
- a CDS encoding cell wall hydrolase: MKFNKTILGTTFALSALFATAGFNTEEAKAAEWTARSVEEVSADMEAVDESTSEYTVVYGDTLSVIANAAGVNVNTLVQINEIENADLIFPSNSISFTKNDEGEVDEVVVEDANEKKETYKVEEETVEKTETEEVAEETTVEPVAYEAEEETATVEATSYEAEEETTTEETSSTSSYSAAEEIPYQVLQVVETEAGPSYSEKAAVFSVILNRANSGNWGGTSLSAVVNASGQFEVVSNGMAASATVSEETYQAVNDVLTNGATTSAESFRASGDGVTNVFF; this comes from the coding sequence ATGAAATTTAACAAAACGATTTTAGGAACAACTTTTGCATTGTCAGCACTATTTGCGACAGCAGGATTTAACACTGAAGAAGCGAAAGCAGCGGAATGGACAGCGCGTAGCGTTGAAGAAGTTTCAGCTGATATGGAAGCAGTTGATGAATCAACATCTGAATACACTGTCGTATACGGTGACACTTTATCAGTGATTGCTAACGCTGCAGGTGTAAATGTGAACACTTTAGTTCAAATCAACGAAATTGAAAATGCTGATTTAATCTTCCCATCTAACTCTATTTCGTTCACTAAAAATGATGAAGGTGAAGTAGATGAAGTTGTAGTAGAAGATGCTAACGAGAAAAAAGAGACTTATAAAGTAGAAGAAGAAACAGTTGAAAAAACTGAAACTGAAGAAGTAGCAGAAGAAACAACTGTTGAACCAGTAGCATATGAAGCAGAAGAAGAAACAGCAACAGTAGAAGCGACTTCATATGAAGCAGAAGAAGAAACGACAACTGAAGAAACATCTTCAACTTCTTCATACTCAGCAGCAGAAGAAATCCCTTACCAAGTATTACAAGTAGTAGAAACTGAAGCTGGTCCAAGCTACTCTGAAAAAGCAGCAGTATTCTCTGTAATCCTTAACCGTGCAAACTCAGGTAACTGGGGTGGCACTTCATTATCAGCAGTAGTTAACGCATCTGGTCAATTTGAAGTTGTTTCAAATGGTATGGCAGCTAGCGCTACTGTATCAGAAGAAACTTACCAAGCTGTTAACGATGTATTAACTAACGGTGCAACTACATCAGCTGAATCATTCCGTGCCTCAGGTGATGGCGTGACAAACGTATTCTTCTAA
- a CDS encoding phosphoglycerate kinase, whose protein sequence is MAKKTVKDIDLKGKVVLERADFNVPMDKDLNITDDNRIVQALPTIEYILEQGGRLVLFSHLGKVKTEEDKASKSLRPVAERLSEKLGKEVTFVAQTRGQELEDAIANLKDGEVLMFENTRFEDVDGKKESKNDPELGKYWASLGDVFVNDAFGTAHREHASNVGISNNIEAVAGFLMEKEIQFLGDAVNEPKRPFVAILGGAKVSDKISVIESLLNKADKVLIGGGMAYTFMKAQGYEVGGSLLEEDKIPLAKDLIERAGDRLVLPVDFVVADAFDNDANTDVVDVDGIPSDWQSLDVGPKTVEYYAAQVADAKTVVWNGPMGVFEMPSFAKGTNGVGEAIANLTDATTIIGGGDSAAAAYQLGLADKFSHISTGGGASLEFLEGKELPGIAAIANK, encoded by the coding sequence ATGGCTAAGAAAACTGTAAAAGACATCGATTTAAAAGGTAAAGTTGTTTTAGAACGTGCTGACTTTAACGTTCCAATGGACAAAGACCTTAACATTACTGATGACAACCGTATCGTTCAAGCATTACCAACTATTGAGTATATTCTTGAGCAAGGTGGCCGTTTAGTGTTATTCTCTCACCTTGGTAAAGTGAAAACTGAAGAAGACAAAGCTTCTAAATCTTTACGCCCAGTTGCAGAACGTTTATCTGAAAAATTAGGTAAAGAAGTTACTTTCGTAGCGCAAACTCGTGGTCAAGAATTAGAAGATGCTATCGCTAACCTTAAAGATGGCGAAGTATTAATGTTTGAAAACACTCGTTTCGAAGATGTAGATGGTAAGAAAGAAAGCAAGAACGATCCTGAATTAGGTAAATACTGGGCTTCATTAGGCGACGTATTTGTTAATGACGCATTCGGCACTGCTCACCGTGAACATGCTTCTAACGTCGGTATCTCAAACAACATCGAAGCAGTTGCCGGTTTCTTAATGGAAAAAGAAATCCAATTCTTAGGCGACGCTGTTAACGAACCAAAACGTCCATTCGTTGCAATCTTAGGTGGTGCGAAAGTATCTGACAAGATTTCAGTAATCGAATCGTTACTAAACAAGGCTGACAAAGTCTTAATCGGTGGTGGTATGGCTTATACATTCATGAAAGCTCAAGGCTACGAAGTTGGTGGCTCTTTACTTGAAGAAGACAAAATTCCATTGGCTAAAGACTTAATTGAACGCGCAGGCGACCGTTTAGTATTACCAGTTGACTTTGTTGTAGCTGACGCCTTTGACAACGACGCTAACACTGATGTTGTTGATGTTGATGGCATTCCATCTGACTGGCAATCACTTGACGTAGGTCCTAAGACTGTTGAGTACTACGCAGCACAAGTTGCAGACGCGAAAACTGTTGTTTGGAATGGCCCAATGGGTGTATTTGAAATGCCAAGTTTCGCAAAAGGTACTAACGGTGTTGGTGAAGCTATCGCTAACTTAACTGATGCTACAACTATCATCGGTGGTGGGGACTCAGCTGCAGCTGCTTACCAATTAGGTTTAGCTGACAAATTCTCACACATTTCTACCGGTGGTGGGGCATCATTAGAATTCTTAGAAGGTAAAGAATTACCTGGTATCGCTGCAATCGCGAACAAATAA
- the infB gene encoding translation initiation factor IF-2 has translation MSKKRVYEVAKEIGVSSKELLSIAEKAGFEYSSHMASMTDDEVNKLKSSFANKSVGKKDNNKQPAKAAESQPAKNAENKPTEKDSAKSEPAKVNAKQNQHQNKSQNRNNPAKENKNMNNQNNNFKNNSNNKNGGFKGKGKKGRKGRFNNDQNRPQGNPVPPRKNKPLPEKVEYTEGMTVADIAKKIHREPAEIIKKLFLMGVPATQNQALDKDAIELILEEYGVKAEEKVIVDQADFEHYFEEAKSADEEDLETRPAVVTIMGHVDHGKTTLLDYLRNAQVVDGEAGGITQHIGAYQVRENDRLITFLDTPGHAAFTTMRARGADVTDIVILVVAADDGVMPQTVEAINHAKAAGVPIIVAVNKIDKPTANPDRVMQELTEYGLISEEWGGDTIFVNISAKFGQNVSDLLEMILLVADVEEYKAVPNRLALGSVIEARLDPSKGAIATLLVQEGTLRVGDPIVVGDTHGRVRVMTNDTGRRIKQAGPSTPVEITGLQESPQAGDRFVAFDDERTARAVGEERASRALQERRQANHAVTLDNLFETLQEGELKSVNVIIKGDVQGSVEALAGSLKKIEVEGVKVNIVHQAVGAINESDITLGQASQALIIGFNVRPTPQAKLQADADEVEVRLYNIIYDAINDVESAMTGMLDPEFVEEVTGTVQVRETYNVSKVGTIVGGYVLDGTIYRNSQVRIIRDSIVIYDGQLGSLRRFKDDVKEVSRGFELGLTIENYNDIKVDDEIEAYRMVEVKKK, from the coding sequence ATGTCAAAAAAACGTGTCTACGAAGTTGCTAAGGAAATTGGCGTATCAAGTAAAGAGTTATTGAGTATTGCAGAAAAAGCAGGTTTTGAATATTCAAGCCATATGGCATCAATGACTGATGACGAAGTAAACAAGCTAAAAAGTAGCTTTGCAAATAAATCAGTAGGTAAGAAAGACAACAATAAACAGCCAGCGAAAGCAGCTGAAAGTCAACCAGCTAAGAACGCTGAAAATAAACCTACGGAAAAAGATTCAGCTAAATCAGAACCTGCTAAAGTAAACGCTAAGCAAAACCAGCACCAAAACAAGTCGCAAAATCGCAATAACCCAGCAAAAGAGAATAAAAATATGAATAATCAAAATAACAATTTTAAAAATAATAGTAATAACAAAAATGGCGGATTTAAAGGTAAAGGCAAAAAAGGGAGAAAAGGTCGTTTTAACAATGACCAAAACCGCCCTCAAGGCAACCCAGTACCACCAAGAAAGAATAAGCCACTGCCAGAAAAAGTGGAATATACTGAAGGTATGACTGTTGCGGATATTGCTAAAAAAATTCACCGTGAGCCAGCTGAGATTATCAAAAAACTATTCTTGATGGGTGTACCAGCTACACAAAACCAAGCGTTAGATAAAGATGCTATCGAGTTAATTCTTGAAGAATATGGTGTAAAAGCTGAAGAGAAAGTTATTGTTGACCAAGCAGACTTTGAACATTACTTTGAAGAAGCTAAGAGTGCAGACGAGGAAGATTTAGAAACTCGTCCAGCAGTTGTAACCATCATGGGGCACGTTGACCATGGTAAAACAACTTTACTTGACTACTTACGTAACGCTCAAGTTGTAGACGGCGAAGCGGGTGGTATCACACAACATATCGGTGCCTACCAAGTACGTGAAAATGACCGTTTAATTACTTTCCTAGATACACCAGGACATGCGGCCTTCACGACAATGCGTGCGCGTGGTGCTGATGTAACGGATATCGTTATCCTTGTAGTAGCAGCAGATGATGGAGTAATGCCACAAACTGTTGAGGCGATTAACCATGCCAAAGCAGCGGGTGTACCAATTATCGTTGCAGTAAACAAAATCGATAAACCAACAGCTAATCCTGATCGAGTAATGCAAGAGTTAACTGAATATGGCCTAATTTCTGAAGAGTGGGGCGGGGACACAATCTTCGTAAATATCTCAGCTAAATTTGGTCAAAATGTAAGTGACTTACTAGAAATGATCTTATTAGTTGCAGACGTAGAAGAATATAAAGCTGTACCAAACCGTTTAGCTTTAGGTTCTGTAATCGAAGCGCGTCTTGACCCATCTAAAGGTGCTATTGCGACATTATTAGTCCAAGAAGGTACATTACGTGTTGGGGACCCAATCGTTGTTGGTGATACACATGGACGTGTCCGTGTAATGACTAACGATACTGGTCGTCGTATCAAGCAAGCTGGCCCATCAACGCCAGTTGAAATCACTGGTCTACAAGAATCACCACAAGCTGGTGACCGCTTTGTAGCCTTTGATGACGAAAGAACAGCCCGTGCTGTCGGTGAAGAGCGTGCGAGCCGTGCCTTACAAGAACGTCGTCAAGCAAACCATGCTGTAACCTTAGACAACTTATTTGAAACGCTACAAGAAGGCGAATTGAAATCAGTTAATGTCATTATCAAAGGGGATGTTCAAGGTTCTGTTGAAGCCTTAGCTGGAAGCTTGAAGAAAATCGAAGTTGAAGGTGTTAAAGTAAACATCGTCCACCAAGCTGTAGGTGCAATCAACGAGAGTGATATTACTTTAGGTCAAGCATCACAAGCCTTAATCATTGGTTTCAACGTGCGTCCTACACCACAAGCTAAATTACAAGCAGATGCTGATGAAGTAGAAGTACGTCTATACAACATCATATACGATGCAATTAATGACGTAGAATCAGCGATGACAGGTATGTTAGACCCAGAATTCGTTGAAGAAGTAACTGGTACTGTACAAGTTCGTGAAACTTACAATGTATCTAAAGTAGGTACAATTGTTGGTGGTTACGTATTAGATGGAACAATCTACCGTAACTCACAAGTTCGTATCATCCGTGATTCAATTGTCATCTATGATGGACAATTAGGATCGTTACGTCGCTTTAAAGATGATGTGAAAGAAGTATCTCGTGGATTCGAACTAGGTCTAACAATTGAAAACTACAACGATATTAAAGTAGATGACGAAATTGAAGCATACCGTATGGTTGAAGTGAAGAAAAAATAG
- the gpmI gene encoding 2,3-bisphosphoglycerate-independent phosphoglycerate mutase: MSKSPVAIIILDGFGWREESYGNAVAQANKPNFDRYWNEFPHATMKASGLDVGLPDGQMGNSEVGHTNIGAGRIVYQSLTRIDKAIEDGEFAENEALNGAYTHVADNHSALHIFGLLSDGGVHSHLRHIEALIKDAKAKGVEKLYLHAFLDGRDVDPHAAPGYIESLEKVMAEENLGQIASISGRYYAMDRDNRWDRVQKAYDVIFNGKGETGENAIEVVNANYGKDVTDEFVEPTVIVDANGNPVGQVADNDAIIFANFRPDRAIQLSDAVTATEWDNFDRGNVPTNVKFVSMTKYKDTIPADIAFKPIALKNVLGQVLSDNGLNQLRIAETEKYPHVTFFMNGGANDEFEGEKRILINSPKVATYDLKPEMSAYEVTDALVDEIENDRQDAIILNFANPDMVGHSGMLEPTIKAIEAVDECLGRVVDALLAKDGKAIIFADHGNADTELNEDGSPNTAHTTVPVPLIVTEKGIELRTDGRLADVAPTMLDLLNVDQPAEMTGETLIKH, translated from the coding sequence ATGTCTAAATCACCCGTAGCTATTATTATCTTAGATGGATTCGGTTGGAGAGAAGAATCATATGGTAATGCTGTAGCACAAGCAAACAAGCCAAACTTTGACCGTTACTGGAATGAATTTCCACATGCTACAATGAAAGCTTCTGGGTTAGACGTTGGGCTACCTGATGGACAAATGGGTAACTCTGAAGTTGGCCATACAAATATTGGTGCTGGCCGTATTGTATACCAAAGCCTAACTCGAATCGATAAAGCTATTGAAGATGGTGAATTTGCTGAGAACGAAGCATTAAACGGTGCTTACACTCATGTAGCTGACAACCATTCGGCTTTACACATCTTCGGATTATTATCTGATGGTGGGGTACACAGCCACTTACGTCATATCGAAGCATTGATTAAAGATGCTAAAGCTAAAGGTGTTGAAAAATTATACCTACACGCTTTCTTAGATGGACGTGACGTGGATCCACATGCAGCGCCAGGTTATATTGAATCACTTGAAAAAGTAATGGCCGAAGAAAACTTAGGTCAAATCGCTTCAATTTCTGGACGTTACTATGCAATGGACCGTGATAACCGTTGGGATCGTGTACAAAAAGCATATGATGTTATCTTTAACGGTAAAGGCGAAACTGGCGAAAATGCAATTGAAGTTGTAAATGCTAACTACGGTAAAGACGTTACTGATGAATTCGTTGAGCCAACAGTAATTGTTGATGCTAACGGCAACCCAGTAGGCCAAGTTGCCGATAATGATGCTATCATTTTTGCTAACTTCCGTCCTGACCGTGCTATTCAACTTTCAGACGCTGTAACAGCAACTGAATGGGATAACTTCGATCGTGGGAATGTACCAACAAACGTTAAATTTGTATCAATGACTAAATACAAAGATACAATTCCAGCTGATATTGCTTTTAAACCAATCGCCTTGAAAAATGTTCTTGGCCAAGTGTTATCAGATAACGGCTTAAATCAATTACGTATCGCTGAAACTGAAAAATACCCTCACGTTACATTCTTCATGAATGGTGGGGCAAATGACGAGTTTGAAGGCGAAAAACGTATTTTGATTAATTCACCTAAAGTAGCGACTTACGACTTGAAACCTGAAATGTCTGCTTACGAAGTAACAGACGCATTAGTTGATGAGATTGAAAATGACCGCCAAGATGCGATTATCTTAAACTTTGCTAACCCAGACATGGTAGGTCACTCTGGTATGTTAGAGCCTACTATCAAAGCGATTGAAGCTGTTGATGAATGTTTAGGTCGTGTTGTGGATGCCTTATTAGCTAAAGACGGTAAAGCCATCATCTTTGCTGACCACGGAAACGCGGATACAGAATTAAATGAAGATGGTTCACCAAATACAGCGCATACGACAGTACCAGTGCCATTAATTGTCACTGAAAAAGGTATTGAATTACGCACTGATGGTCGTTTAGCCGATGTTGCGCCAACAATGTTAGATTTATTGAACGTTGACCAACCAGCTGAAATGACTGGTGAAACTTTAATTAAGCACTAA
- the gap gene encoding type I glyceraldehyde-3-phosphate dehydrogenase, with amino-acid sequence MAIKLAINGFGRIGRLTLRRIWEENESNVEIVAINDLTDNEFLAYLLKYDTAHGTFNHDIETTENGISIDGKEITVYSERDANDLPWGDLGVDIVLECTGFYATKEKSQAHINAGAKKVIISAPADAETKTIVYGVNEDVIEAEDTIISGASCTTNCLAPVVNVLEKEFGIKHGLMSTIHAYTSTQSLQDAPNGKKGNFRNGRAAAENAIPASTGAAKAVGRVIPSVNGKVDGTAIRIPIVTGSMTEFYSTLNTKVTVEEVNAAMEKYANPSFLYNTDEIVSSDIVGVPAGSIFDATQTKVIESEDGQLVKTVAWYDNEAGFVSQFVRLIEFFAAKQ; translated from the coding sequence ATGGCAATTAAATTAGCAATTAACGGTTTTGGTCGTATCGGTCGTTTAACTTTACGTCGTATCTGGGAAGAAAATGAATCAAATGTAGAAATCGTGGCAATCAACGATTTAACAGACAACGAATTCTTAGCTTACCTATTAAAATATGATACAGCTCACGGTACTTTCAACCACGATATCGAAACTACTGAAAATGGTATTTCAATCGATGGTAAAGAAATCACTGTATACTCTGAACGTGACGCAAACGATTTACCTTGGGGTGACTTAGGTGTTGATATCGTTCTAGAATGTACTGGTTTCTACGCTACAAAAGAAAAATCTCAAGCACACATCAACGCTGGTGCTAAAAAAGTTATCATCTCAGCTCCTGCTGACGCTGAAACTAAAACAATTGTTTACGGTGTAAACGAAGACGTAATCGAAGCTGAAGATACAATTATCTCTGGTGCTTCATGTACTACTAACTGTTTAGCTCCTGTAGTTAACGTGTTAGAAAAAGAATTTGGTATCAAACATGGTTTAATGTCAACAATTCATGCTTACACTTCTACACAATCATTACAAGATGCACCTAACGGTAAAAAAGGTAACTTCCGTAACGGTCGTGCAGCTGCAGAAAACGCTATTCCAGCATCTACTGGTGCAGCTAAAGCTGTAGGTCGCGTTATTCCTTCAGTTAACGGTAAAGTTGACGGTACTGCTATCCGTATTCCTATCGTTACTGGTTCAATGACTGAGTTCTACTCAACATTAAACACTAAAGTTACAGTTGAAGAAGTTAACGCTGCTATGGAAAAATACGCTAACCCATCATTCTTATACAACACTGATGAAATCGTATCTTCTGACATCGTTGGTGTTCCAGCTGGTTCAATCTTCGACGCAACTCAAACTAAGGTTATCGAATCTGAAGATGGCCAATTAGTTAAAACTGTTGCTTGGTACGACAACGAAGCTGGTTTCGTTTCTCAATTCGTACGTTTAATCGAATTCTTTGCTGCTAAACAATAA
- the rbfA gene encoding 30S ribosome-binding factor RbfA, with translation MAKFRAERVSQEILRDVNDILRKTVKDPRVEGVTITDVAVTGDLQQATIFYTTLSELASEREKAQKGLEKSSGLVRSEIGKRLNIYKTPEIFFERDRSIEYGNHIDQLLAQLNKKDDFDSMSDAESDK, from the coding sequence ATGGCAAAATTTAGAGCTGAACGTGTAAGTCAAGAGATCCTTCGCGACGTCAATGACATCTTGAGAAAGACTGTCAAAGACCCTCGCGTTGAAGGTGTTACAATTACTGATGTAGCAGTTACTGGTGACTTACAACAAGCAACTATTTTCTACACTACATTGAGTGAATTAGCCAGTGAACGTGAAAAAGCGCAAAAAGGTTTGGAAAAATCTAGTGGTTTAGTTCGTTCTGAGATTGGTAAACGCCTAAATATCTATAAAACACCAGAAATATTCTTTGAACGGGACCGTTCAATTGAATATGGTAACCATATCGATCAATTGCTAGCACAATTAAACAAAAAAGATGATTTTGATAGCATGTCTGACGCTGAGTCAGATAAATAA